A stretch of Fundicoccus culcitae DNA encodes these proteins:
- a CDS encoding uridine kinase family protein — translation MVNTRNTQQIIPIIEKIKLLKDKKSQLILAIDGRCGCGKSTLADQLGLQLNAEVFHMDDYFLPKERRTPDRLAQVGGNVDYERVEMELLQPLRAGEAVSYRPYDCSTGQYEVAVTRKPTPIVLVEGSYSMHPKLQVYYDLTIFVNCAKNIQLSRLKERESAESYAKFIEKWIPYEEKYFASFDILNKSDFVIDTQPLVENYE, via the coding sequence ATGGTTAATACTCGAAATACGCAACAAATAATACCTATCATCGAAAAAATTAAGCTATTAAAGGATAAAAAGTCACAACTCATCCTTGCAATTGATGGGAGGTGTGGATGTGGTAAAAGCACCCTTGCAGACCAGTTAGGCTTGCAGTTAAATGCAGAAGTTTTCCATATGGATGATTACTTTTTACCAAAAGAAAGGCGGACGCCAGACCGTCTTGCCCAAGTAGGTGGTAATGTGGATTATGAAAGGGTAGAAATGGAATTATTACAACCCCTTAGAGCTGGAGAAGCAGTGTCTTACCGTCCTTATGATTGTTCAACTGGTCAGTATGAAGTTGCTGTCACACGCAAACCAACGCCTATTGTATTGGTTGAGGGTAGTTATTCGATGCATCCCAAGCTACAAGTATACTACGATCTAACTATTTTTGTTAATTGCGCAAAAAACATCCAATTATCACGCCTTAAAGAACGCGAATCAGCTGAAAGCTATGCGAAATTTATTGAAAAGTGGATTCCATATGAAGAAAAGTATTTCGCAAGCTTTGATATTTTGAACAAAAGTGATTTTGTTATTGACACACAGCCATTGGTTGAAAATTATGAATGA